From a region of the Patescibacteria group bacterium genome:
- the proS gene encoding proline--tRNA ligase: protein MAEEFEKKEIAKKSKNFSRWYTDVILKAGLADYSPVKGCMVIRPYGYGLWENIKSALDEMIKSAGIKNAYFPLFIPESFIKKEKEHVEGFSPELAVVTIGGGEKLEEKLVVRPTSETIIYSMFAKWIDSWRSLPLCINQWCNIVRWEKRTYLFLRTTEFLWQEGHTCHATHEEAKKEVDRALMMYAKLYQEWLALPGLMGKKSEAEKFPGAVDTFAYEMLMPDGKVLQGCTSHDLGQNFSKPFKIQFQNKKGKLENVWQTCWGFSTRSIGALIMAHGDDQGLVLPPKIAPNQVVIIPINDKNNEAVFKMASKLKYDLEKAGIRTVLDSREEQTPGWRFNEWELKGVPIQMMVGPKEVQKKIVTLGRRDQQKKWEVDLNKVVAETRKTLEEIQDSILDESRKFLDDNTHEVKDYQEFKKIMTGKKGFIKAFWCEDPKCETKIKEETKATSRLLPLDAKVEKGKCVCCGRSAQHRWFFAQAY from the coding sequence ATGGCAGAAGAATTTGAAAAAAAAGAAATTGCTAAGAAATCAAAGAATTTTTCTCGTTGGTATACCGACGTTATTTTGAAGGCTGGCTTAGCTGATTATTCACCGGTTAAGGGTTGTATGGTAATTAGGCCTTATGGCTATGGTTTATGGGAGAATATTAAGTCTGCTTTGGATGAGATGATTAAATCAGCTGGGATTAAAAACGCCTATTTTCCTCTTTTTATTCCTGAAAGCTTTATTAAAAAGGAAAAAGAACACGTTGAGGGTTTTTCACCAGAACTGGCGGTAGTAACCATTGGTGGTGGTGAAAAGTTGGAGGAGAAATTAGTCGTTCGGCCTACTTCAGAAACAATTATCTATTCAATGTTCGCCAAGTGGATTGATTCCTGGCGGAGTTTACCCTTATGTATTAACCAGTGGTGCAACATTGTTCGTTGGGAAAAACGGACTTATCTTTTTTTGAGAACCACAGAGTTTTTATGGCAAGAGGGACATACTTGTCATGCTACCCATGAGGAGGCAAAGAAAGAAGTTGATAGAGCTCTTATGATGTATGCCAAACTCTATCAAGAATGGTTGGCTTTGCCAGGATTAATGGGAAAAAAATCTGAAGCAGAGAAATTTCCTGGAGCGGTTGATACTTTTGCTTACGAAATGTTAATGCCTGATGGTAAGGTTCTTCAGGGGTGTACTTCTCATGATCTGGGTCAAAACTTTTCTAAGCCATTTAAGATTCAGTTTCAAAACAAAAAAGGAAAGTTGGAAAATGTTTGGCAGACTTGTTGGGGTTTTTCGACTCGTTCGATTGGCGCTCTAATTATGGCTCATGGTGATGATCAAGGATTAGTTCTACCTCCTAAAATTGCTCCCAATCAAGTGGTGATTATTCCTATTAATGATAAGAATAACGAGGCAGTTTTTAAAATGGCTAGTAAACTGAAATATGACTTAGAAAAAGCTGGTATTCGGACAGTTCTTGATTCTCGGGAAGAGCAAACACCTGGTTGGCGATTTAATGAGTGGGAGTTAAAAGGCGTTCCTATTCAGATGATGGTTGGTCCAAAAGAAGTTCAAAAGAAAATAGTTACCTTAGGACGACGGGATCAACAAAAAAAGTGGGAGGTAGACTTGAATAAGGTAGTAGCAGAGACAAGAAAAACTCTTGAGGAAATTCAAGATTCAATCCTTGATGAAAGCCGGAAATTTCTAGATGATAATACTCATGAAGTTAAGGATTATCAGGAATTTAAAAAGATAATGACAGGAAAGAAAGGTTTTATTAAGGCCTTTTGGTGTGAGGATCCCAAATGTGAAACTAAAATTAAAGAAGAAACTAAAGCAACTTCGCGATTACTGCCTTTAGATGCTAAGGTAGAAAAAGGGAAGTGTGTTTGTTGTGGTCGATCTGCTCAACATCGTTGGTTTTTTGCCCAAGCTTATTAA
- the rpsB gene encoding 30S ribosomal protein S2, translating to MATKVSLKDLLEAGAHFGHQARRWNPKMEDYLFGVRDGVHVFDLVKTKKGLEKAADFVRELTAQGGQIIFVGTKRQAQAIIKEEAKKASMPFVDRRWLGGTITNWQEIKGRINRLIEMREQKEKGDYKKYTKKEQLLLDREMEKLNKKLGGLVNLEDLPAAIFMVDTKTEEIAIREAKMKDIPVVAIVDSNSNPDLVDYLIPANDDAVGAIKLIVSIIGEAARSGREAWQKKASKEKKETS from the coding sequence ATGGCCACTAAAGTATCGCTTAAAGATTTATTGGAAGCCGGAGCTCACTTCGGTCATCAGGCGCGTCGTTGGAATCCTAAAATGGAGGATTATCTTTTTGGGGTTCGAGACGGAGTCCATGTTTTTGATTTGGTCAAAACTAAGAAGGGCTTAGAAAAAGCGGCTGATTTTGTCAGAGAATTGACGGCCCAAGGTGGTCAAATTATTTTTGTCGGTACTAAACGTCAGGCCCAGGCGATTATTAAAGAAGAAGCCAAGAAAGCCAGTATGCCTTTTGTTGATCGACGCTGGTTGGGGGGAACGATTACCAATTGGCAAGAAATCAAGGGACGGATTAATCGCTTAATAGAGATGAGAGAGCAGAAGGAAAAAGGTGATTATAAGAAATATACTAAAAAAGAACAATTGTTACTTGATCGGGAAATGGAAAAATTGAATAAAAAATTGGGCGGTTTGGTTAATTTAGAAGATTTGCCAGCCGCTATTTTTATGGTCGATACCAAGACAGAGGAAATTGCGATTAGGGAAGCGAAGATGAAAGATATTCCAGTGGTGGCGATTGTTGATTCTAATTCCAATCCTGATTTGGTAGACTATCTAATACCAGCTAATGATGATGCCGTCGGCGCGATTAAATTAATTGTTTCAATTATCGGTGAAGCAGCGAGAAGTGGCCGAGAGGCTTGGCAGAAAAAAGCCAGTAAGGAAAAGAAGGAAACATCATGA
- a CDS encoding gluconeogenesis factor YvcK family protein — MKRRPKIVCLGGGTGTYQVLLGLRQFPVDLTAVVTMSDSGGSSGRLRKELGILPPGDARRALLALSGLRIKKKTLNALFDFRFDNGELAGHSLGNLLLAALMQITGRTDIAISEAARILEVSGQVLPVTTGKTELIARLKDGTIIRGETNIDVRDIKPKVPIEEIYLSPKGRIFSETKKAILKADLIALGPGDLYTSIIPNLLVSGVNKAIKDSKAKVILIVNLMTKHGETNGFKASDFVREIKKYLGPAGKRLNYALVSKKVKVTPKTLRWYKKYKAELVKNDLGQGKNFNVVVIVRDFSQKGNLLRHDSQKLARAIIKLL; from the coding sequence ATGAAGCGACGCCCCAAGATAGTTTGTTTGGGTGGGGGAACAGGTACTTACCAAGTACTTCTTGGACTTCGTCAATTTCCAGTTGATTTAACCGCTGTGGTGACCATGTCTGATTCTGGTGGTTCGAGTGGTCGTTTACGAAAGGAGTTAGGTATTTTACCGCCTGGTGATGCTCGCCGAGCCTTACTGGCTTTATCTGGTCTGCGGATTAAGAAGAAAACGCTTAACGCCCTTTTTGATTTTCGTTTTGACAATGGTGAATTGGCCGGTCATTCTTTGGGTAATTTACTTTTAGCAGCTTTAATGCAGATAACCGGTCGGACCGATATCGCTATCTCTGAAGCCGCCAGAATTTTGGAAGTTTCTGGCCAAGTCCTACCAGTGACGACAGGTAAGACCGAATTGATTGCTCGTCTCAAGGACGGGACAATTATTCGAGGTGAAACTAATATTGATGTTCGGGATATTAAACCAAAAGTACCGATTGAGGAAATTTACCTTTCCCCTAAAGGCAGAATTTTTTCTGAAACAAAAAAAGCGATTTTAAAAGCTGATTTGATTGCTTTGGGACCTGGCGATCTTTACACCTCGATTATTCCTAATCTTTTAGTTTCTGGAGTTAACAAAGCGATTAAGGATTCAAAAGCAAAAGTAATTTTAATTGTTAATTTAATGACTAAACATGGTGAGACTAATGGTTTTAAAGCCAGTGATTTTGTCAGGGAGATAAAAAAATATTTAGGGCCGGCGGGAAAGAGATTAAATTATGCTTTAGTCAGTAAGAAAGTTAAAGTGACCCCCAAAACTTTACGTTGGTATAAAAAATACAAAGCAGAGTTGGTTAAGAATGATTTAGGTCAGGGGAAAAATTTTAATGTGGTAGTAATCGTTCGAGATTTTTCTCAAAAAGGCAATCTTCTTCGTCATGATTCGCAAAAACTCGCTCGGGCAATAATTAAACTTTTGTGA
- a CDS encoding M50 family metallopeptidase, translating to MLLTIILALLVLSLLILVHELGHFLVAKRAGIGVEEFGFGYPPRMFAKKIGETVYSINWLLFGGFVRLLGEDLEESERLKKQERSFWNKSKRARTGVIVAGVIGNFLLAIVCFSVVYSVAGIPTKTNQVEIVGLVENGPAVQAGLMTGDLVLSVNEVVVDNVNQFVDLVNQEKGKQITLKVDRKENNPCLEKVLGGLGFSCENGKLILFMTPRENPPEGEGALGVVISDMEMKKYPLWQMPFYGAKEGFKEAFAWTGLIAGGIGQMFGDLVTKGQVPKEIAGPVGILQLTSTVARSGWLTILQFIGVLSINLAILNILPFPALDGGKLIFIAYEAIARKKPKPKIEQWVNLIGMALLMLLLALVTINDVRRLIETTSLGTKLHSILPF from the coding sequence ATGCTTTTAACCATTATTCTCGCCTTATTAGTTTTATCCCTTCTAATCTTAGTTCATGAGCTGGGCCATTTTTTAGTGGCCAAAAGAGCCGGAATTGGGGTGGAAGAATTTGGCTTTGGTTACCCGCCTCGGATGTTTGCTAAAAAGATTGGTGAGACCGTTTATTCAATTAACTGGTTATTGTTTGGTGGTTTTGTCAGGCTTTTGGGTGAAGATTTAGAAGAAAGTGAGCGACTTAAAAAACAAGAGAGAAGTTTTTGGAATAAATCAAAAAGAGCCAGAACCGGAGTGATTGTTGCCGGCGTTATAGGCAATTTTTTGTTAGCCATTGTTTGTTTTTCGGTTGTTTATTCGGTAGCCGGTATTCCCACCAAGACTAATCAAGTGGAAATTGTCGGTTTGGTGGAAAACGGACCGGCGGTTCAAGCCGGTTTAATGACAGGTGATCTTGTTTTGAGTGTTAATGAGGTGGTGGTTGATAATGTTAATCAATTTGTTGACTTGGTTAATCAGGAAAAAGGCAAACAAATTACCCTTAAAGTAGACAGAAAAGAAAACAATCCCTGTTTGGAAAAGGTTTTAGGCGGTTTGGGTTTTAGTTGTGAGAATGGAAAATTAATTCTTTTTATGACACCGCGGGAAAATCCGCCTGAAGGCGAAGGGGCCTTGGGAGTGGTGATTAGTGATATGGAAATGAAAAAGTATCCGCTTTGGCAAATGCCCTTTTACGGAGCAAAAGAGGGTTTTAAAGAAGCTTTTGCCTGGACAGGTTTGATTGCTGGAGGTATCGGTCAAATGTTTGGTGATTTGGTCACTAAAGGCCAGGTGCCTAAGGAAATTGCTGGTCCAGTGGGAATTCTTCAATTAACTTCAACCGTGGCTCGAAGTGGCTGGCTAACTATTCTTCAGTTTATTGGTGTTTTATCAATTAATTTGGCGATTCTTAATATTTTGCCTTTTCCGGCTTTAGACGGCGGTAAATTGATTTTTATTGCTTACGAAGCGATTGCCAGAAAAAAACCTAAACCCAAGATTGAACAATGGGTTAATCTGATTGGTATGGCACTTTTAATGTTACTTTTGGCCTTAGTGACGATTAATGATGTGCGACGTTTAATTGAAACGACTTCTTTGGGAACCAAACTTCATTCAATTCTTCCATTTTAA
- a CDS encoding histidine triad nucleotide-binding protein — protein sequence MKDCLFCKIIRKEMPNDLIYEDKDVVAFHDINPLTPCHILIVPKKHIEGIQTVKSDDQVVLGKILLTASKIAKQKKLKGYRVFFNCGKIGGQAVFHLHLHLVGGWKDLPEFIELVRKRLGEGGAI from the coding sequence ATGAAAGATTGTCTTTTTTGCAAAATTATTAGAAAAGAAATGCCAAATGATTTAATTTATGAAGATAAAGATGTTGTTGCTTTTCATGACATCAATCCCTTAACTCCTTGCCATATTTTGATTGTTCCCAAAAAACATATTGAAGGGATTCAGACAGTTAAGAGTGATGATCAAGTTGTTTTAGGTAAAATTCTTTTGACCGCTAGTAAAATTGCTAAGCAAAAGAAGTTAAAAGGTTATCGTGTTTTTTTTAATTGTGGTAAGATAGGAGGACAAGCAGTCTTTCACTTGCATCTTCATTTGGTGGGTGGTTGGAAAGATTTGCCGGAGTTTATAGA
- the frr gene encoding ribosome recycling factor, with amino-acid sequence MEKVLDLLHQELVSLKVGRATPALVEQIQVEAYETKMPLVELATIASPESNQLLITPFDQAVIRNIEKALSLDRDLGLNPVVDGETIRLTIPPLSEERRKELVKVLGQKLESGRVMIRQVRQDKMQEIRSAFEKKEISEDEKFRREKELQEITNEFNQKIAEIGKQKEDQLLTI; translated from the coding sequence ATGGAAAAAGTGCTCGACCTCCTGCACCAAGAACTGGTAAGTTTGAAAGTGGGCCGGGCGACACCGGCTTTAGTCGAACAAATTCAGGTTGAGGCTTATGAAACAAAAATGCCTTTGGTGGAGTTAGCAACGATTGCCTCTCCTGAATCCAACCAATTATTAATTACCCCTTTTGATCAAGCGGTTATCAGAAATATTGAGAAGGCCTTATCTTTGGATCGGGATTTGGGTCTTAATCCGGTGGTTGATGGTGAGACGATTCGTTTAACCATCCCTCCTTTGAGTGAGGAAAGACGGAAGGAGTTAGTTAAGGTTTTAGGTCAAAAATTGGAATCAGGCCGGGTGATGATTCGTCAGGTGCGTCAGGATAAGATGCAGGAGATTCGGAGTGCTTTTGAAAAAAAAGAAATTTCTGAAGATGAAAAATTTAGAAGAGAAAAGGAATTACAGGAAATTACCAACGAGTTTAATCAGAAAATTGCGGAAATAGGTAAGCAAAAAGAAGACCAATTACTAACCATCTAA
- the tsf gene encoding translation elongation factor Ts has translation MTKIKADQIKKLRAKTKAGVMDCRRALEESSGDLKKAEAWLRKKGIESASKREGRETKQGLIEVYLHNDGKIAGLVELLCETDFVARTDEFKKLAHELAMQAAAMKPKNVKEFLKQVWIRDEKETIDSLVKELISKTGENIVVNRVARFELGE, from the coding sequence ATGACCAAAATCAAGGCAGACCAGATTAAGAAACTTCGAGCTAAAACCAAGGCAGGGGTGATGGATTGTCGTCGAGCTCTGGAAGAGTCGAGTGGTGATTTGAAAAAGGCCGAAGCTTGGTTGAGAAAAAAAGGGATTGAATCAGCTTCTAAAAGAGAGGGTCGAGAAACAAAACAGGGTTTGATCGAGGTTTATCTTCATAATGATGGCAAGATTGCCGGTCTGGTTGAACTTTTGTGTGAGACCGACTTTGTGGCTCGAACAGACGAGTTTAAAAAATTAGCTCATGAATTGGCCATGCAAGCGGCGGCAATGAAACCTAAAAATGTGAAAGAGTTTTTAAAACAAGTTTGGATTCGAGACGAAAAGGAAACAATTGATTCTTTAGTCAAGGAATTAATCAGTAAGACCGGTGAGAATATTGTTGTTAATCGAGTGGCCCGTTTTGAATTAGGAGAGTAA